In Massilia antarctica, the following are encoded in one genomic region:
- a CDS encoding S1C family serine protease — MKISRIAVAVALAAASLLAHAAQDATSTASPAAPVAAIPANLENSVVKVFSTLRRPDPYKPWTKASPLEVTGSGVVIDGKRILTNAHVVGYASQVQVQASQAGGKVSATVVAVARGIDLAILKLDDESFFDTHAPVSRASVLPDVRDQVFAYGYPTGGTSLSITKGIVSRIEFASYSMGTTGLRIQIDAAINPGNSGGPAIANDKMVGLAFGGAANTQNIGYIIPNEEVDLFLRDVADGKYDGKPSLTDEVQTLENPVLREFLKLGKDVSGAVVQRPNQNDAAYPLKEWDVITHIGDSPIDNQGMVKLGTNLRVRFQYRVQQVAKDGAVPLTIIRAGKSMNVKVPAMGGRKLLIPDLDNGYPSYFIYGPIVFSRASTDFLAFLQSNVGNMAAASYMASPLVTRRGDPPTPERQELVVVSSPFFPHKSVAGYSNRFGAVIYSVNKIPVRSLAHMVQLLRDSKDDLIVLHFDQRGGENMVVRRKDMVDATEGILSDNGIRLQGSQDMMDVWNRK; from the coding sequence ATGAAGATATCGCGTATCGCCGTCGCCGTGGCCCTTGCCGCGGCAAGCCTGCTGGCCCATGCCGCGCAAGACGCCACCAGCACGGCGTCACCGGCCGCGCCGGTGGCCGCCATTCCCGCCAACCTGGAAAACTCGGTGGTCAAGGTGTTTTCCACCTTGCGCCGCCCCGACCCGTACAAGCCATGGACCAAGGCCTCGCCGCTGGAGGTGACCGGCTCCGGCGTGGTCATCGACGGCAAGCGCATTCTTACCAACGCCCACGTGGTCGGCTATGCCAGCCAGGTCCAGGTACAGGCCAGCCAGGCCGGCGGCAAGGTCTCGGCCACGGTGGTGGCGGTCGCCCGCGGGATCGACCTGGCCATCCTCAAGCTCGATGATGAATCGTTCTTCGACACCCACGCACCCGTGTCGCGCGCCAGCGTGCTGCCGGACGTGCGCGACCAGGTCTTCGCCTACGGCTACCCGACCGGCGGCACCTCGCTGTCGATCACCAAGGGGATTGTTTCGCGCATCGAATTCGCCAGCTACAGCATGGGCACGACCGGCCTGCGCATCCAGATCGATGCCGCCATCAACCCCGGCAACAGCGGCGGTCCGGCGATTGCCAACGACAAGATGGTGGGCCTGGCCTTCGGCGGCGCCGCCAACACGCAAAACATCGGCTACATTATCCCGAACGAAGAAGTGGACCTGTTCCTGCGCGATGTCGCCGACGGCAAATACGACGGCAAGCCATCGCTGACCGATGAAGTGCAGACCCTGGAAAATCCGGTCCTGCGCGAATTCCTCAAGCTCGGCAAGGACGTCTCCGGTGCCGTGGTGCAGCGCCCCAACCAGAACGACGCCGCTTATCCACTCAAGGAATGGGACGTGATCACCCATATCGGCGATTCGCCGATCGACAACCAGGGCATGGTCAAGCTGGGCACCAACCTGCGCGTGCGCTTTCAGTACCGCGTGCAGCAGGTGGCGAAAGATGGCGCGGTGCCGCTGACGATTATCCGTGCAGGCAAAAGCATGAACGTCAAGGTGCCGGCGATGGGCGGGCGCAAGCTGCTCATTCCGGACCTGGACAACGGCTACCCCTCGTATTTCATCTACGGTCCGATCGTGTTCTCGCGCGCCAGCACCGATTTCCTCGCCTTCCTCCAATCCAACGTCGGCAACATGGCGGCGGCCAGCTACATGGCCAGCCCGCTGGTGACGCGCCGTGGCGACCCGCCGACGCCGGAGCGCCAGGAACTGGTCGTGGTCAGTTCGCCCTTCTTCCCGCACAAATCGGTGGCCGGCTATTCCAACCGTTTCGGCGCGGTGATCTATTCGGTCAACAAGATCCCCGTGCGCAGCCTGGCCCACATGGTGCAGCTGCTGCGCGACTCCAAGGATGACCTGATCGTGCTGCACTTCGACCAGCGCGGCGGCGAAAACATGGTCGTGCGGCGCAAGGACATGGTCGACGCCACCGAAGGCATCCTCTCCGATAACGGCATCCGCCTGCAGGGCAGCCAGGACATGATGGATGTCTGGAACCGTAAATAA
- a CDS encoding class I SAM-dependent methyltransferase gives MKRLILATMLAAGMAGTAHADDALKAAIANTARTPANVARDAARHPYETLTFFGIKPTMTVVELSPGGGWYTEILAPYLREKGKLIAAGESPTSAKEGARKYAATLTKKLESNPAMFDKVQRGVFEVPTAYDFAKPGTVDMVVTFRNIHNWTGNGDDKVKEVFKKVYDSLKPGGVFGVVDHRAPADKAVDGSNGYLQEAYVIKMVESAGFKLAAKSEVNANPKDKADHKNGVWALPPVLANKDVDREKYLAIGESDRMTLKFVKP, from the coding sequence ATGAAACGACTGATCCTGGCCACGATGCTGGCCGCTGGCATGGCCGGCACCGCCCACGCCGATGACGCGCTCAAGGCAGCCATCGCCAATACCGCCCGCACGCCGGCCAACGTCGCGCGCGACGCCGCTCGTCACCCCTACGAAACGCTGACCTTCTTCGGCATCAAGCCGACCATGACGGTGGTCGAGCTGTCGCCGGGCGGCGGCTGGTACACCGAAATCCTGGCGCCCTACCTGCGCGAAAAGGGCAAATTGATCGCCGCCGGCGAATCGCCGACGTCGGCCAAGGAAGGCGCGCGCAAGTACGCGGCCACCCTGACCAAGAAGCTCGAATCGAATCCGGCCATGTTCGACAAGGTCCAGCGCGGCGTGTTCGAAGTACCGACCGCGTACGACTTCGCCAAGCCGGGCACGGTCGACATGGTGGTCACCTTCCGCAACATCCACAACTGGACCGGCAACGGCGACGACAAGGTCAAGGAAGTGTTCAAGAAGGTCTACGACAGCCTGAAACCGGGCGGCGTGTTCGGCGTGGTCGATCACCGCGCACCGGCCGACAAGGCGGTCGACGGCAGCAATGGCTATCTGCAGGAAGCGTACGTGATCAAGATGGTCGAAAGCGCCGGCTTCAAGCTGGCCGCCAAGTCGGAAGTGAACGCCAATCCGAAGGACAAGGCCGACCACAAGAACGGCGTGTGGGCGCTGCCGCCGGTGCTGGCCAATAAGGATGTCGACCGCGAGAAGTACCTGGCGATCGGCGAGAGCGACCGCATGACGCTCAAGTTCGTCAAGCCCTGA
- a CDS encoding TldD/PmbA family protein → MERRAFLNISGLALGTMLVPVFGNAIAAEELLNPLAAKFKKTLADVALNAATGAGASYCDVRIGRYLNQFITTRDLNVESVTNTESAGVGVRVLCNGAYGFAATSDMSPDAVAGAARQAVAIAKANARLQSEPVRLAPVKGVGEVAWATPVKKDWRTVPIKEKAELLIAANKAGMDGGASFMQSLMFQVNQQKYFASTDGSYIDQDVHRMWMPVFATAVDKATNKFRSRQGLSTPVGMGYEYLDARFDDKIKAAGGVCTLYKNSYDLIEDARACGRQAKEKLTAKSVAPGKYDLVLSPEHLWLTIHESVGHPTELDRVLGYEANFAGTSFATLDKWETKKFKYGSERVNIVADKLTQGSLGAVGYDDEGVACKRWDIIKDGILVNYQATRDQAHIIGEKESHGCSYADSWSSVQFQRMPNVSLQAGKARLTPDQMVKDVKKGIYIVGAGSFSIDQQRYNFQFGGQLFYEINNGKIGAPLEDVAYQSNTQEFWNACSAICDESDWRMGGSFFDGKGQPSQVSTVSHGSSTARFNGINVINTARKIG, encoded by the coding sequence ATGGAACGACGTGCTTTTCTCAATATCAGCGGCCTCGCATTGGGCACGATGCTGGTGCCGGTTTTCGGCAACGCCATCGCCGCTGAAGAATTACTCAATCCCCTCGCGGCAAAGTTCAAGAAGACCCTGGCCGACGTCGCCCTCAATGCCGCCACGGGCGCCGGCGCCAGCTACTGCGACGTGCGCATCGGCCGCTACCTGAACCAGTTCATCACCACGCGCGACCTGAATGTCGAAAGCGTTACCAATACCGAATCGGCCGGCGTGGGCGTGCGCGTGCTGTGCAACGGCGCCTACGGCTTCGCCGCCACCTCCGACATGTCGCCCGACGCGGTGGCCGGTGCCGCGCGCCAGGCGGTCGCCATTGCCAAGGCCAACGCCAGGCTGCAATCGGAACCCGTGCGCCTGGCGCCCGTCAAGGGCGTGGGTGAAGTAGCTTGGGCCACTCCGGTCAAGAAGGATTGGCGCACGGTCCCCATCAAGGAAAAGGCCGAGCTGCTGATCGCCGCCAACAAGGCCGGCATGGACGGCGGTGCGAGCTTCATGCAGTCGCTGATGTTCCAGGTGAACCAGCAAAAATATTTTGCTTCGACCGACGGCTCCTACATCGACCAGGACGTGCACCGCATGTGGATGCCGGTGTTCGCCACCGCCGTTGACAAGGCCACCAATAAATTCCGCTCGCGCCAGGGCTTGTCCACGCCCGTCGGGATGGGCTACGAATACCTCGATGCGCGCTTTGATGACAAGATCAAGGCCGCCGGCGGCGTGTGCACCCTGTACAAGAATTCGTACGACCTGATCGAAGACGCGCGCGCCTGCGGACGCCAGGCCAAGGAAAAGCTGACCGCCAAGTCGGTCGCGCCGGGCAAATACGACCTGGTGCTCTCGCCCGAGCACCTGTGGCTGACGATCCACGAATCGGTGGGCCACCCGACCGAACTCGATCGCGTGCTGGGCTACGAGGCCAATTTCGCCGGCACCAGCTTCGCCACGCTCGACAAGTGGGAAACCAAGAAATTCAAGTACGGCTCCGAGCGCGTCAACATCGTGGCCGACAAGCTCACCCAAGGCTCGCTGGGCGCGGTCGGCTACGACGATGAAGGCGTGGCGTGCAAGCGCTGGGACATCATCAAGGACGGCATCCTGGTCAACTACCAAGCCACGCGCGACCAGGCCCACATCATCGGCGAAAAGGAGTCGCACGGCTGCTCCTACGCCGACAGCTGGAGCAGCGTGCAGTTCCAGCGCATGCCGAACGTGTCGCTGCAGGCGGGGAAAGCCAGGCTCACGCCGGACCAGATGGTCAAGGACGTCAAGAAGGGCATCTATATCGTTGGTGCGGGCTCGTTCTCGATCGACCAGCAGCGCTACAACTTCCAGTTCGGCGGCCAGCTGTTCTACGAAATCAATAACGGCAAGATCGGTGCGCCGCTCGAAGACGTGGCCTACCAGTCGAACACCCAGGAATTCTGGAATGCCTGCAGCGCCATCTGCGACGAGAGCGACTGGCGCATGGGCGGCTCCTTCTTCGACGGCAAAGGCCAGCCCAGCCAGGTCAGTACGGTGTCGCACGGGTCAAGCACGGCGCGCTTTAACGGCATCAACGTCATCAACACCGCACGCAAGATCGGCTAA
- a CDS encoding TldD/PmbA family protein translates to MKVLTQEESKRITDRIMSLTKADECTVRVAGGRTGNIRYARNNVSTAGLVNDASLVVQVAYGKRQGTATINEFDDKSLEKVVRRAEDLARLAPENPEFMPAVSKQAYKASQTFSRASAAIDPEFRAQTAAYSIEASRKNKLVCAGFFTDSHSFQTVANSNGVFGHQEETNIDFTCTVRTEDGRGSGWVKRSATDVARFDAREASDVAIEKALRSVDAKALEPGRYTVILEPAATSDLIGFMLGGFDARQADEGRSFLSKKGGGTRLGDKLFDAQVNIWSDPWDTDVPVMPWDAGNMLARERMDMIKDGKVSALDYSLFWANKKGVRAIGAPGNMIMGGTDKSTAELIAGTKKGVLVTRTWYIREVDPQSVLLTGLTRDGTFYIENGKIKHPIKNFRFNESPVTMLNNIEAIGKPQVIAGDEVPYSMLIPPMKVRDFNFTSLSDAV, encoded by the coding sequence ATGAAAGTTCTGACTCAAGAAGAAAGCAAGCGCATCACCGACCGCATCATGTCGCTCACCAAGGCCGATGAGTGCACCGTGCGCGTGGCGGGCGGGCGCACCGGTAACATCCGCTATGCGCGCAACAACGTGTCCACCGCCGGGCTGGTGAACGACGCTTCGCTGGTGGTGCAGGTCGCGTACGGCAAACGCCAGGGCACCGCCACCATCAATGAATTCGATGACAAGTCGCTCGAAAAAGTCGTGCGCCGCGCCGAGGACCTGGCGCGCCTGGCGCCGGAAAACCCGGAGTTCATGCCGGCCGTGTCGAAGCAGGCGTACAAGGCATCCCAGACGTTCAGCCGCGCCAGCGCCGCCATCGACCCGGAATTCCGCGCCCAGACCGCGGCCTACAGCATCGAGGCGAGCCGCAAGAACAAGCTGGTATGCGCCGGCTTCTTCACCGACAGTCACTCGTTCCAGACCGTCGCCAATTCGAACGGCGTGTTCGGGCACCAGGAAGAGACCAATATCGACTTCACCTGTACCGTGCGCACCGAAGACGGGCGCGGGTCGGGCTGGGTCAAGCGTTCCGCCACCGACGTGGCGCGCTTCGACGCGCGCGAAGCGTCCGACGTGGCCATCGAAAAGGCCCTGCGTTCGGTCGACGCCAAGGCGCTCGAACCGGGCCGCTACACGGTGATCCTGGAGCCAGCCGCAACGTCGGACCTGATCGGCTTCATGCTCGGTGGTTTCGATGCGCGCCAGGCCGACGAGGGCCGCAGCTTTTTGTCGAAGAAGGGCGGCGGTACGCGCCTGGGCGACAAGCTGTTCGATGCGCAGGTCAATATCTGGTCGGACCCGTGGGACACGGATGTGCCGGTCATGCCCTGGGACGCGGGCAACATGCTGGCGCGCGAGCGCATGGACATGATCAAGGATGGCAAAGTATCGGCGCTCGATTACTCGCTGTTCTGGGCGAACAAGAAAGGCGTGCGCGCCATTGGCGCGCCAGGGAATATGATCATGGGCGGGACCGATAAATCGACCGCGGAGCTGATCGCCGGTACCAAAAAGGGCGTGCTGGTCACGCGTACGTGGTACATCCGCGAAGTGGACCCGCAGTCGGTGCTGCTGACCGGCTTGACGCGCGATGGTACGTTCTACATCGAGAACGGCAAGATCAAGCATCCGATCAAGAACTTCCGCTTCAACGAAAGCCCGGTGACGATGTTGAACAATATCGAGGCGATCGGCAAGCCGCAGGTGATCGCGGGCGATGAAGTGCCGTATTCGATGCTGATTCCACCGATGAAGGTCAGGGATTTCAACTTCACGTCCTTGTCGGACGCGGTCTAA
- a CDS encoding TldD/PmbA family protein, whose product MERRTFLKISSGAAGAILVPVFGNAIAAEELMNPVAIAFKKSLADAAMNAATKAGASYCDVRIGRYLNQFITTRDLNVENIVNTESSGVGVRVIANGAYGFASTNDMSLDSIAAAARQAVAIARANSKLQSEPLRMAPVKGVGEVAWATPFTRDWRTVPIKDKADMLIAANKAGLDAGASFMTSTLFQVNQQKYFASTDGSYIDQDIHRLWAPLSATAVDKASNRFRTRDGLAAPAGMGYEYFDARPADKIKAAGGVATLYTKSYDIVDDARAAGRQAREKLGAKTVEPGKYDLVLAPEHLFLTIHESVGHPTELDRVLGYEANYAGTSFATLDKWRTRKFKFGADRVNFIADKNEPGSLGAVGYDDEGVPAKRWDIIKDGVLVNYQATRDQAHIIGEKESHGCSYADSWNSVQFQRMPNVSLAAGKELLTPDEMVKDVKKGIYILGRGSYSIDQQRYNFQFGGQLYFEIKNGKITGPLEDVAYQSNTQEFWNACSAICDQRDWRMGGSFFDGKGQPSQVSAVSHGSATTRFNGINVINTARKIG is encoded by the coding sequence GTGGAACGACGCACCTTCCTCAAGATCAGCAGCGGCGCCGCTGGCGCCATCCTGGTTCCCGTCTTCGGCAACGCCATCGCGGCTGAAGAGTTAATGAACCCGGTCGCAATCGCGTTCAAAAAATCGCTGGCCGACGCCGCGATGAACGCCGCCACCAAGGCCGGCGCGAGCTATTGCGACGTGCGCATCGGCCGCTACCTGAACCAGTTCATCACCACGCGCGACCTGAACGTGGAAAACATCGTCAACACCGAATCATCCGGCGTGGGCGTGCGCGTGATCGCCAACGGCGCCTACGGCTTCGCCTCGACCAACGACATGTCGCTCGACAGCATCGCCGCCGCCGCGCGCCAGGCCGTGGCGATCGCGCGCGCCAACAGCAAACTGCAAAGCGAGCCGCTGCGCATGGCCCCGGTCAAGGGCGTGGGCGAGGTGGCATGGGCCACGCCGTTCACGCGCGACTGGCGCACGGTGCCCATCAAGGACAAGGCCGACATGCTGATCGCGGCCAACAAGGCGGGCCTGGACGCCGGCGCCAGCTTCATGACCTCGACCCTGTTCCAGGTCAACCAGCAAAAATACTTCGCCTCCACCGACGGCTCTTACATCGACCAGGACATCCACCGCCTGTGGGCGCCTTTGAGCGCCACCGCCGTCGACAAGGCCAGCAACCGCTTCCGCACGCGCGACGGCCTGGCCGCGCCGGCCGGCATGGGGTACGAATACTTCGACGCCCGCCCGGCCGATAAAATCAAGGCCGCCGGCGGTGTCGCCACGCTCTACACCAAGTCCTACGACATCGTGGACGACGCGCGCGCCGCCGGCCGCCAGGCGCGCGAAAAGCTCGGCGCCAAGACGGTCGAACCGGGCAAGTACGACCTGGTGCTCGCGCCGGAACACCTGTTCCTGACCATCCACGAATCGGTCGGCCATCCGACGGAACTGGACCGCGTGCTCGGCTACGAAGCCAATTACGCCGGCACCAGCTTCGCCACGCTCGACAAATGGCGGACCAGGAAATTCAAGTTCGGCGCGGACCGGGTCAACTTCATCGCCGACAAGAACGAACCGGGTTCGCTCGGCGCAGTCGGCTACGACGACGAAGGCGTGCCGGCCAAGCGCTGGGACATCATCAAGGACGGCGTGCTGGTGAACTACCAGGCCACGCGCGACCAGGCCCACATCATCGGCGAGAAAGAGTCGCACGGCTGCTCGTACGCGGACAGCTGGAACAGCGTGCAATTCCAGCGCATGCCGAACGTGTCGCTCGCGGCCGGCAAGGAGCTCCTGACACCGGACGAGATGGTCAAGGACGTCAAGAAGGGCATCTACATCCTCGGGCGCGGCTCGTACTCGATCGACCAGCAGCGCTACAACTTCCAGTTCGGTGGCCAGCTGTACTTCGAGATCAAGAACGGCAAGATCACCGGTCCCCTGGAAGACGTGGCCTATCAGTCGAACACCCAGGAGTTCTGGAACGCGTGCAGCGCCATCTGCGACCAGCGCGACTGGCGCATGGGCGGCTCCTTCTTCGACGGCAAAGGGCAGCCCAGCCAGGTCAGCGCGGTGTCGCACGGATCCGCCACCACACGCTTCAACGGCATCAACGTCATCAACACCGCCCGCAAGATCGGTTAA
- a CDS encoding TldD/PmbA family protein, with translation MKQLNQEEAKRICDRVLGFSKADECRVVLNGARTGNIRYAQNSVSTAGLNENMQLTVSVAFGKRQGTASINEFDDKSLEKAVRRAEDVARLAPENPEFMPAVGKQQYKDSNAFARETAAIDPDFRAEVASHSILAGRKNKLVTAGFFVDNTGFETIANSNGVFGHHEYTNVSFTCTARTEDGRGSGWVTRSANDVRKFDAREASNVAIEKALRSVDAKALEPGRYTVILEPAATSELIGRMFGAFDARRADEGRSFLSKKGGGNRLGEKLFDEQVNIWADPWDKDVPVRPWDTVSMLPRERTDIIRSGKIVSLDYSLFWANKQKVRASGRHGNMIMAGGGKSLDEMIASTKKGIVVTRTWYIREVDPQSLLLTGLTRDGTFYVENGKIKHPVKNFRFNESPVSMLNNLDELGKPQIIGGDEVNFQMMIPPMKIRDFNFTSLSDAV, from the coding sequence ATGAAACAGCTGAACCAGGAAGAAGCAAAGCGCATCTGCGACCGCGTGCTCGGATTTTCCAAAGCCGACGAATGCCGCGTGGTGCTCAACGGCGCTCGTACCGGCAATATCCGCTACGCGCAGAACAGCGTGTCGACGGCGGGCCTGAACGAAAACATGCAGCTGACCGTCAGCGTCGCTTTCGGCAAGCGCCAGGGCACCGCCTCGATCAATGAGTTCGACGACAAATCGCTCGAAAAGGCCGTGCGCCGCGCCGAAGACGTGGCCCGCCTGGCGCCCGAGAATCCCGAATTCATGCCGGCGGTCGGCAAGCAGCAATACAAGGATTCGAACGCCTTTGCCCGCGAGACCGCGGCCATCGATCCGGACTTCCGCGCCGAGGTGGCCTCGCACAGCATCCTGGCAGGGCGCAAGAACAAGCTGGTGACAGCCGGCTTCTTCGTCGATAACACGGGTTTCGAAACCATCGCCAACTCGAACGGCGTGTTCGGCCACCACGAATACACCAACGTCAGCTTCACCTGTACCGCCCGCACGGAAGATGGGCGCGGTTCGGGCTGGGTGACCCGCTCGGCCAACGACGTGCGCAAGTTCGACGCGCGCGAAGCCTCCAACGTCGCCATCGAAAAGGCGCTGCGCTCGGTGGACGCCAAGGCCCTGGAGCCGGGCCGCTACACGGTGATCCTGGAACCGGCCGCCACGTCGGAGCTGATCGGGCGCATGTTCGGCGCGTTCGATGCGCGCCGCGCCGACGAAGGCCGCAGCTTCCTCTCGAAAAAGGGCGGCGGCAACCGCCTGGGCGAAAAGCTGTTCGACGAGCAGGTCAACATCTGGGCCGACCCGTGGGACAAGGACGTGCCGGTGCGCCCTTGGGACACGGTTTCGATGCTTCCGCGCGAACGCACCGACATCATCAGGAGCGGCAAGATCGTCTCGCTCGACTACTCGCTGTTCTGGGCCAACAAGCAAAAGGTCAGGGCCAGCGGCCGTCACGGCAACATGATCATGGCGGGCGGCGGCAAGTCGCTCGACGAAATGATCGCCTCGACCAAGAAGGGTATCGTCGTCACCCGCACCTGGTATATCCGCGAGGTCGATCCGCAATCGCTGCTGCTGACCGGTCTCACGCGCGACGGCACCTTCTACGTCGAAAACGGCAAGATCAAGCACCCGGTCAAGAACTTCCGTTTCAACGAAAGCCCGGTCTCGATGCTCAATAATCTCGATGAACTGGGCAAGCCGCAGATCATCGGCGGCGATGAAGTGAACTTCCAGATGATGATCCCGCCGATGAAGATCCGCGACTTCAACTTCACGTCGCTGTCGGACGCGGTGTAG